Proteins from a single region of Nomia melanderi isolate GNS246 chromosome 9, iyNomMela1, whole genome shotgun sequence:
- the morula gene encoding anaphase promoting complex subunit morula isoform X4, whose amino-acid sequence MEKCNSNESDVISRIQYAFPILSGKLQNECNDEEFTKIMEDIKILNLKHVIEDMVIYQIKYHMRQSVAPAFWKKFTPNVDKQQGFEQFKSAVDGLYTRMTEFLPVLKRLEYLLQEDSVLHTTTTESDILNRFKLIVRSTLLSQIPLDYEYVVEQFYKIAFNVFCCTDNSTQVTTSSNDYLQCTGCYQEVEKCRCQQIVIMFHETNRKLIELELLERLAGNVLTSLIHVHIKNHVNQSCDKTFDISQLESLENWLETVVMSWLIRVYSGGFSKIVSLNDQTRNAINKFKQKLSHFLYETYTRFRIEQLFDIIIEYPDSQPAIDDLRVCLERTDLRKVLIDSLQEALTTRLLHPGVNTPDILTAYIAAIRALKQLDPTGVLLETITEPIKVYLRTREDTVRCVVSDLLDDSSSDLADELVKGETLQLDDYSDEEENEDWDKWMPDPVDADPAKSAQRRVSDIISMLVSVYGSQDLYVNEYRTLLADRLLSQLNYHTEREIRHLELLKRRFGENQLHYCEVMLKDVYDSKRIDGHIQSDTSYTIEKEEFPTSALILSAQFWPPFKENWKLELPKIVQNQLNKYVKAFETLKGNRTLCWKPHLGNVTLEIELKDRKLDINVTPIHATIILHFQDKKEWALEELAEVMHVPATVLRRKITFWVSQGILRESSNDIFILQEESSTKSRSLADVVEEEEVESVMASASDQREEELQVFWSYIVGMLTNLDSMPLERIHQMLKMFASQGPGAMECGLPELRQFLDRKVREHQLLFSGGLYRLPKS is encoded by the exons ATGGAGAAATGTAATAGCAATGAATCTGATGTTATTTCTCGAATACAATATGCATTTCCTATTTTAAGTGGAAAg CTTCAAAATGAATGCAATGATGAAGAATTTACTAAAATAAtggaagatataaaaatattaaacttaaagCATGTGATTGAAGATATGGtgatttatcaaataaaatatcacatGCGACAAAGTGTAGCTCCTGCATTTTGGAAAAAATTTACACCCAATGTAGACAAACAACAAGGTTTCGAACAATTTAAAAGTGCAGTAGATGGGTTATATACACGTATGACAGAGTTTTTGCCAGTATTAAAACGATTAGAATATCTTTTACAAGAAGATTCAGTTCTTCATACTACAACAACTGAAAGTGACATATTAAATcgatttaaattaattgtaagatCTACATTGTTAAGTCAGATACCACTCGATTATGAATATGTAGTAgaacagttttataaaattgcaTTCAATGTGTTTTGTTGTACAGATAATTCTACGCAAG TAACTACTTCTAGTAATGATTATCTTCAGTGCACAGGTTGCTACCAGGAAGTAGAGAAATGTCGTTGTCAACAAATAGTAATCATGTTTCAtgaaacaaatagaaaattaatagaattagaaCTATTGGAAAGATTAGCAGGGAATGTTCTAACATCATTGATACATGTGCATATCAAGAATCATGTTAATCAATCATGCGATAAAACATTTGACATATCACAGTTAGAGTCATTAGAAAAT TGGCTTGAAACAGTTGTTATGAGCTGGTTAATAAGAGTATACTCTGGTggattttcaaaaattgtttctttaaatgATCAAACTCGCAATgctataaacaaatttaaacaaaaattgtcTCACTTTCTATATGAAACATATACAAGATTTAGAATTGAACAACTTTTTGACATCATAATAg AGTATCCCGATTCTCAACCGGCAATAGATGATTTACGTGTATGTTTGGAACGAACTGATCTACGTAAAGTTTTAATAGATAGCTTACAAGAAGCCTTAACAACAAGATTGTTGCATCCAGGAGTAAATACACCTGACATATTGACTGCATATATTGCAGCTATAAGAGCATTAAAACAGTTAGATCCTACAGGAGTTCTTCTTGAAACAATAACAGAACCCattaa AGTCTATTTGAGAACAAGAGAAGATACTGTGCGCTGTGTTGTGAGTGATTTGCTTGATGATTCATCAAGTGATTTGGCAGATGAACTGGTTAAAGGTGAAACTTTGCAGCTGGATGATTATTCTgatgaagaagaaaatgaagattGGGATAAATGGATGCCTGATCCTGTAGATGCTGATCCTG CAAAATCAGCACAACGCAGAGTGTCGGATATAATCTCAATGTTAGTAAGTGTATATGGAAGCCAAGATTTGTATGTAAATGAATATCGTACACTATTAGCAGACAGATTATTATCTCAATTAAATTACCATACGGAACGAGAAATCCGTCActtagaattattgaaaagacgaTTTGGAGAAAATCAACTTCATTATTGTGAAGTCATGTTGAAAGATGTGTATGACTCTAAGAGAATAGATGGTCATATACAATCAGACACTAGTTACACCATAGAAAAAGAAGAGTTCCCTACATCTGCTTTAATTTTATCAGCACAATTTTGGCCACCATTCAAAGAAAACTGGAAATTGGAATTAccaaaaattgtacaaaatcaattaaataagtATGTGAAAgcatttgaaactttgaaaggcAACAGAACTCTTTGTTGGAAACCACATTTGGGGAATGTTACATTGGAGATTGAATTGAAAGACAGAAAGTTAGATATAAACGTGACACCGATACACGCCACAATAATCCTACACTTTCAAGATAAaa AAGAATGGGCTTTAGAAGAATTAGCAGAAGTAATGCACGTTCCTGCAACTGTACTCAGGAGGAAAATAACGTTTTGGGTTTCACAGGGTATACTAAGGGAAAGTTCTaatgatattttcatattacaaGAAGAAAGTTCCACGAAAAGTAGATCTTTAGCGGACGTTGTCGAGGAAGAGGAAGTTGAAAGTGTAATGGCATCTGCGAGTGACCAAAgagaagaagaattacaagtATTTTGGTCGTACATCGTTGGAATGTTGACTAATTTAGATTCGATGCCTTTAGAAAGGATCCAtcaaatgttaaaaatgtttgCATCTCAAGGTCCGGGAGCGATGGAATGTGGTTTACCTGAATTAAGGCAATTTCTGGATAGAAAAGTCAGAGAACATCAGTTATTATTCTCAGGAGGTTTATATCGCTTACCAAAATCGTAG
- the morula gene encoding anaphase promoting complex subunit morula isoform X1, whose protein sequence is MEKCNSNESDVISRIQYAFPILSGKNTYLQLQNECNDEEFTKIMEDIKILNLKHVIEDMVIYQIKYHMRQSVAPAFWKKFTPNVDKQQGFEQFKSAVDGLYTRMTEFLPVLKRLEYLLQEDSVLHTTTTESDILNRFKLIVRSTLLSQIPLDYEYVVEQFYKIAFNVFCCTDNSTQVTTSSNDYLQCTGCYQEVEKCRCQQIVIMFHETNRKLIELELLERLAGNVLTSLIHVHIKNHVNQSCDKTFDISQLESLENWLETVVMSWLIRVYSGGFSKIVSLNDQTRNAINKFKQKLSHFLYETYTRFRIEQLFDIIIEYPDSQPAIDDLRVCLERTDLRKVLIDSLQEALTTRLLHPGVNTPDILTAYIAAIRALKQLDPTGVLLETITEPIKVYLRTREDTVRCVVSDLLDDSSSDLADELVKGETLQLDDYSDEEENEDWDKWMPDPVDADPGMFKYGTLQIMLFPLNFNLLNFIAKSAQRRVSDIISMLVSVYGSQDLYVNEYRTLLADRLLSQLNYHTEREIRHLELLKRRFGENQLHYCEVMLKDVYDSKRIDGHIQSDTSYTIEKEEFPTSALILSAQFWPPFKENWKLELPKIVQNQLNKYVKAFETLKGNRTLCWKPHLGNVTLEIELKDRKLDINVTPIHATIILHFQDKKEWALEELAEVMHVPATVLRRKITFWVSQGILRESSNDIFILQEESSTKSRSLADVVEEEEVESVMASASDQREEELQVFWSYIVGMLTNLDSMPLERIHQMLKMFASQGPGAMECGLPELRQFLDRKVREHQLLFSGGLYRLPKS, encoded by the exons ATGGAGAAATGTAATAGCAATGAATCTGATGTTATTTCTCGAATACAATATGCATTTCCTATTTTAAGTGGAAAg AATACCTATTTGCAGCTTCAAAATGAATGCAATGATGAAGAATTTACTAAAATAAtggaagatataaaaatattaaacttaaagCATGTGATTGAAGATATGGtgatttatcaaataaaatatcacatGCGACAAAGTGTAGCTCCTGCATTTTGGAAAAAATTTACACCCAATGTAGACAAACAACAAGGTTTCGAACAATTTAAAAGTGCAGTAGATGGGTTATATACACGTATGACAGAGTTTTTGCCAGTATTAAAACGATTAGAATATCTTTTACAAGAAGATTCAGTTCTTCATACTACAACAACTGAAAGTGACATATTAAATcgatttaaattaattgtaagatCTACATTGTTAAGTCAGATACCACTCGATTATGAATATGTAGTAgaacagttttataaaattgcaTTCAATGTGTTTTGTTGTACAGATAATTCTACGCAAG TAACTACTTCTAGTAATGATTATCTTCAGTGCACAGGTTGCTACCAGGAAGTAGAGAAATGTCGTTGTCAACAAATAGTAATCATGTTTCAtgaaacaaatagaaaattaatagaattagaaCTATTGGAAAGATTAGCAGGGAATGTTCTAACATCATTGATACATGTGCATATCAAGAATCATGTTAATCAATCATGCGATAAAACATTTGACATATCACAGTTAGAGTCATTAGAAAAT TGGCTTGAAACAGTTGTTATGAGCTGGTTAATAAGAGTATACTCTGGTggattttcaaaaattgtttctttaaatgATCAAACTCGCAATgctataaacaaatttaaacaaaaattgtcTCACTTTCTATATGAAACATATACAAGATTTAGAATTGAACAACTTTTTGACATCATAATAg AGTATCCCGATTCTCAACCGGCAATAGATGATTTACGTGTATGTTTGGAACGAACTGATCTACGTAAAGTTTTAATAGATAGCTTACAAGAAGCCTTAACAACAAGATTGTTGCATCCAGGAGTAAATACACCTGACATATTGACTGCATATATTGCAGCTATAAGAGCATTAAAACAGTTAGATCCTACAGGAGTTCTTCTTGAAACAATAACAGAACCCattaa AGTCTATTTGAGAACAAGAGAAGATACTGTGCGCTGTGTTGTGAGTGATTTGCTTGATGATTCATCAAGTGATTTGGCAGATGAACTGGTTAAAGGTGAAACTTTGCAGCTGGATGATTATTCTgatgaagaagaaaatgaagattGGGATAAATGGATGCCTGATCCTGTAGATGCTGATCCTGGTATGTTTAAATATGGAACATTACAAATTATGctgtttccattaaattttaatttactcaaTTTTATAGCAAAATCAGCACAACGCAGAGTGTCGGATATAATCTCAATGTTAGTAAGTGTATATGGAAGCCAAGATTTGTATGTAAATGAATATCGTACACTATTAGCAGACAGATTATTATCTCAATTAAATTACCATACGGAACGAGAAATCCGTCActtagaattattgaaaagacgaTTTGGAGAAAATCAACTTCATTATTGTGAAGTCATGTTGAAAGATGTGTATGACTCTAAGAGAATAGATGGTCATATACAATCAGACACTAGTTACACCATAGAAAAAGAAGAGTTCCCTACATCTGCTTTAATTTTATCAGCACAATTTTGGCCACCATTCAAAGAAAACTGGAAATTGGAATTAccaaaaattgtacaaaatcaattaaataagtATGTGAAAgcatttgaaactttgaaaggcAACAGAACTCTTTGTTGGAAACCACATTTGGGGAATGTTACATTGGAGATTGAATTGAAAGACAGAAAGTTAGATATAAACGTGACACCGATACACGCCACAATAATCCTACACTTTCAAGATAAaa AAGAATGGGCTTTAGAAGAATTAGCAGAAGTAATGCACGTTCCTGCAACTGTACTCAGGAGGAAAATAACGTTTTGGGTTTCACAGGGTATACTAAGGGAAAGTTCTaatgatattttcatattacaaGAAGAAAGTTCCACGAAAAGTAGATCTTTAGCGGACGTTGTCGAGGAAGAGGAAGTTGAAAGTGTAATGGCATCTGCGAGTGACCAAAgagaagaagaattacaagtATTTTGGTCGTACATCGTTGGAATGTTGACTAATTTAGATTCGATGCCTTTAGAAAGGATCCAtcaaatgttaaaaatgtttgCATCTCAAGGTCCGGGAGCGATGGAATGTGGTTTACCTGAATTAAGGCAATTTCTGGATAGAAAAGTCAGAGAACATCAGTTATTATTCTCAGGAGGTTTATATCGCTTACCAAAATCGTAG
- the morula gene encoding anaphase promoting complex subunit morula isoform X5 gives MCFVVQIILRKCTGCYQEVEKCRCQQIVIMFHETNRKLIELELLERLAGNVLTSLIHVHIKNHVNQSCDKTFDISQLESLENWLETVVMSWLIRVYSGGFSKIVSLNDQTRNAINKFKQKLSHFLYETYTRFRIEQLFDIIIEYPDSQPAIDDLRVCLERTDLRKVLIDSLQEALTTRLLHPGVNTPDILTAYIAAIRALKQLDPTGVLLETITEPIKVYLRTREDTVRCVVSDLLDDSSSDLADELVKGETLQLDDYSDEEENEDWDKWMPDPVDADPAKSAQRRVSDIISMLVSVYGSQDLYVNEYRTLLADRLLSQLNYHTEREIRHLELLKRRFGENQLHYCEVMLKDVYDSKRIDGHIQSDTSYTIEKEEFPTSALILSAQFWPPFKENWKLELPKIVQNQLNKYVKAFETLKGNRTLCWKPHLGNVTLEIELKDRKLDINVTPIHATIILHFQDKKEWALEELAEVMHVPATVLRRKITFWVSQGILRESSNDIFILQEESSTKSRSLADVVEEEEVESVMASASDQREEELQVFWSYIVGMLTNLDSMPLERIHQMLKMFASQGPGAMECGLPELRQFLDRKVREHQLLFSGGLYRLPKS, from the exons ATGTGTTTTGTTGTACAGATAATTCTACGCAAG TGCACAGGTTGCTACCAGGAAGTAGAGAAATGTCGTTGTCAACAAATAGTAATCATGTTTCAtgaaacaaatagaaaattaatagaattagaaCTATTGGAAAGATTAGCAGGGAATGTTCTAACATCATTGATACATGTGCATATCAAGAATCATGTTAATCAATCATGCGATAAAACATTTGACATATCACAGTTAGAGTCATTAGAAAAT TGGCTTGAAACAGTTGTTATGAGCTGGTTAATAAGAGTATACTCTGGTggattttcaaaaattgtttctttaaatgATCAAACTCGCAATgctataaacaaatttaaacaaaaattgtcTCACTTTCTATATGAAACATATACAAGATTTAGAATTGAACAACTTTTTGACATCATAATAg AGTATCCCGATTCTCAACCGGCAATAGATGATTTACGTGTATGTTTGGAACGAACTGATCTACGTAAAGTTTTAATAGATAGCTTACAAGAAGCCTTAACAACAAGATTGTTGCATCCAGGAGTAAATACACCTGACATATTGACTGCATATATTGCAGCTATAAGAGCATTAAAACAGTTAGATCCTACAGGAGTTCTTCTTGAAACAATAACAGAACCCattaa AGTCTATTTGAGAACAAGAGAAGATACTGTGCGCTGTGTTGTGAGTGATTTGCTTGATGATTCATCAAGTGATTTGGCAGATGAACTGGTTAAAGGTGAAACTTTGCAGCTGGATGATTATTCTgatgaagaagaaaatgaagattGGGATAAATGGATGCCTGATCCTGTAGATGCTGATCCTG CAAAATCAGCACAACGCAGAGTGTCGGATATAATCTCAATGTTAGTAAGTGTATATGGAAGCCAAGATTTGTATGTAAATGAATATCGTACACTATTAGCAGACAGATTATTATCTCAATTAAATTACCATACGGAACGAGAAATCCGTCActtagaattattgaaaagacgaTTTGGAGAAAATCAACTTCATTATTGTGAAGTCATGTTGAAAGATGTGTATGACTCTAAGAGAATAGATGGTCATATACAATCAGACACTAGTTACACCATAGAAAAAGAAGAGTTCCCTACATCTGCTTTAATTTTATCAGCACAATTTTGGCCACCATTCAAAGAAAACTGGAAATTGGAATTAccaaaaattgtacaaaatcaattaaataagtATGTGAAAgcatttgaaactttgaaaggcAACAGAACTCTTTGTTGGAAACCACATTTGGGGAATGTTACATTGGAGATTGAATTGAAAGACAGAAAGTTAGATATAAACGTGACACCGATACACGCCACAATAATCCTACACTTTCAAGATAAaa AAGAATGGGCTTTAGAAGAATTAGCAGAAGTAATGCACGTTCCTGCAACTGTACTCAGGAGGAAAATAACGTTTTGGGTTTCACAGGGTATACTAAGGGAAAGTTCTaatgatattttcatattacaaGAAGAAAGTTCCACGAAAAGTAGATCTTTAGCGGACGTTGTCGAGGAAGAGGAAGTTGAAAGTGTAATGGCATCTGCGAGTGACCAAAgagaagaagaattacaagtATTTTGGTCGTACATCGTTGGAATGTTGACTAATTTAGATTCGATGCCTTTAGAAAGGATCCAtcaaatgttaaaaatgtttgCATCTCAAGGTCCGGGAGCGATGGAATGTGGTTTACCTGAATTAAGGCAATTTCTGGATAGAAAAGTCAGAGAACATCAGTTATTATTCTCAGGAGGTTTATATCGCTTACCAAAATCGTAG
- the morula gene encoding anaphase promoting complex subunit morula isoform X2: MEKCNSNESDVISRIQYAFPILSGKLQNECNDEEFTKIMEDIKILNLKHVIEDMVIYQIKYHMRQSVAPAFWKKFTPNVDKQQGFEQFKSAVDGLYTRMTEFLPVLKRLEYLLQEDSVLHTTTTESDILNRFKLIVRSTLLSQIPLDYEYVVEQFYKIAFNVFCCTDNSTQVTTSSNDYLQCTGCYQEVEKCRCQQIVIMFHETNRKLIELELLERLAGNVLTSLIHVHIKNHVNQSCDKTFDISQLESLENWLETVVMSWLIRVYSGGFSKIVSLNDQTRNAINKFKQKLSHFLYETYTRFRIEQLFDIIIEYPDSQPAIDDLRVCLERTDLRKVLIDSLQEALTTRLLHPGVNTPDILTAYIAAIRALKQLDPTGVLLETITEPIKVYLRTREDTVRCVVSDLLDDSSSDLADELVKGETLQLDDYSDEEENEDWDKWMPDPVDADPGMFKYGTLQIMLFPLNFNLLNFIAKSAQRRVSDIISMLVSVYGSQDLYVNEYRTLLADRLLSQLNYHTEREIRHLELLKRRFGENQLHYCEVMLKDVYDSKRIDGHIQSDTSYTIEKEEFPTSALILSAQFWPPFKENWKLELPKIVQNQLNKYVKAFETLKGNRTLCWKPHLGNVTLEIELKDRKLDINVTPIHATIILHFQDKKEWALEELAEVMHVPATVLRRKITFWVSQGILRESSNDIFILQEESSTKSRSLADVVEEEEVESVMASASDQREEELQVFWSYIVGMLTNLDSMPLERIHQMLKMFASQGPGAMECGLPELRQFLDRKVREHQLLFSGGLYRLPKS, encoded by the exons ATGGAGAAATGTAATAGCAATGAATCTGATGTTATTTCTCGAATACAATATGCATTTCCTATTTTAAGTGGAAAg CTTCAAAATGAATGCAATGATGAAGAATTTACTAAAATAAtggaagatataaaaatattaaacttaaagCATGTGATTGAAGATATGGtgatttatcaaataaaatatcacatGCGACAAAGTGTAGCTCCTGCATTTTGGAAAAAATTTACACCCAATGTAGACAAACAACAAGGTTTCGAACAATTTAAAAGTGCAGTAGATGGGTTATATACACGTATGACAGAGTTTTTGCCAGTATTAAAACGATTAGAATATCTTTTACAAGAAGATTCAGTTCTTCATACTACAACAACTGAAAGTGACATATTAAATcgatttaaattaattgtaagatCTACATTGTTAAGTCAGATACCACTCGATTATGAATATGTAGTAgaacagttttataaaattgcaTTCAATGTGTTTTGTTGTACAGATAATTCTACGCAAG TAACTACTTCTAGTAATGATTATCTTCAGTGCACAGGTTGCTACCAGGAAGTAGAGAAATGTCGTTGTCAACAAATAGTAATCATGTTTCAtgaaacaaatagaaaattaatagaattagaaCTATTGGAAAGATTAGCAGGGAATGTTCTAACATCATTGATACATGTGCATATCAAGAATCATGTTAATCAATCATGCGATAAAACATTTGACATATCACAGTTAGAGTCATTAGAAAAT TGGCTTGAAACAGTTGTTATGAGCTGGTTAATAAGAGTATACTCTGGTggattttcaaaaattgtttctttaaatgATCAAACTCGCAATgctataaacaaatttaaacaaaaattgtcTCACTTTCTATATGAAACATATACAAGATTTAGAATTGAACAACTTTTTGACATCATAATAg AGTATCCCGATTCTCAACCGGCAATAGATGATTTACGTGTATGTTTGGAACGAACTGATCTACGTAAAGTTTTAATAGATAGCTTACAAGAAGCCTTAACAACAAGATTGTTGCATCCAGGAGTAAATACACCTGACATATTGACTGCATATATTGCAGCTATAAGAGCATTAAAACAGTTAGATCCTACAGGAGTTCTTCTTGAAACAATAACAGAACCCattaa AGTCTATTTGAGAACAAGAGAAGATACTGTGCGCTGTGTTGTGAGTGATTTGCTTGATGATTCATCAAGTGATTTGGCAGATGAACTGGTTAAAGGTGAAACTTTGCAGCTGGATGATTATTCTgatgaagaagaaaatgaagattGGGATAAATGGATGCCTGATCCTGTAGATGCTGATCCTGGTATGTTTAAATATGGAACATTACAAATTATGctgtttccattaaattttaatttactcaaTTTTATAGCAAAATCAGCACAACGCAGAGTGTCGGATATAATCTCAATGTTAGTAAGTGTATATGGAAGCCAAGATTTGTATGTAAATGAATATCGTACACTATTAGCAGACAGATTATTATCTCAATTAAATTACCATACGGAACGAGAAATCCGTCActtagaattattgaaaagacgaTTTGGAGAAAATCAACTTCATTATTGTGAAGTCATGTTGAAAGATGTGTATGACTCTAAGAGAATAGATGGTCATATACAATCAGACACTAGTTACACCATAGAAAAAGAAGAGTTCCCTACATCTGCTTTAATTTTATCAGCACAATTTTGGCCACCATTCAAAGAAAACTGGAAATTGGAATTAccaaaaattgtacaaaatcaattaaataagtATGTGAAAgcatttgaaactttgaaaggcAACAGAACTCTTTGTTGGAAACCACATTTGGGGAATGTTACATTGGAGATTGAATTGAAAGACAGAAAGTTAGATATAAACGTGACACCGATACACGCCACAATAATCCTACACTTTCAAGATAAaa AAGAATGGGCTTTAGAAGAATTAGCAGAAGTAATGCACGTTCCTGCAACTGTACTCAGGAGGAAAATAACGTTTTGGGTTTCACAGGGTATACTAAGGGAAAGTTCTaatgatattttcatattacaaGAAGAAAGTTCCACGAAAAGTAGATCTTTAGCGGACGTTGTCGAGGAAGAGGAAGTTGAAAGTGTAATGGCATCTGCGAGTGACCAAAgagaagaagaattacaagtATTTTGGTCGTACATCGTTGGAATGTTGACTAATTTAGATTCGATGCCTTTAGAAAGGATCCAtcaaatgttaaaaatgtttgCATCTCAAGGTCCGGGAGCGATGGAATGTGGTTTACCTGAATTAAGGCAATTTCTGGATAGAAAAGTCAGAGAACATCAGTTATTATTCTCAGGAGGTTTATATCGCTTACCAAAATCGTAG